One genomic region from Vanacampus margaritifer isolate UIUO_Vmar chromosome 2, RoL_Vmar_1.0, whole genome shotgun sequence encodes:
- the nsun4 gene encoding 5-cytosine rRNA methyltransferase NSUN4: protein MALCLDARLLMRKIRDLRCLTSRRHRVKGKWAATRPKYPPTSLALRHFDVTYSSQLGKLWPSVRVALLSERKYGALLNNFCNDDFVEYLASQGCRDFVADRNEHVCMEQNPEVEFSEKSDSTSMEKRDISGQQQLSLPHFSPNIKCFVFPRGDITRFKPARPDRSGLLGYYLMDAASVLPCFALDVHEGHSLLDLCAAPGGKTLALLQTQAIGFLYLNDASVSRTSRLKKVLHSYVPKELLTSERLHITSIDGTKWEEIEPNTFDRVLVDVPCTTDRHSLMEDDNNIFNKIRTGERRRLPQLQLQLLLAGVVAARPGGEIVYSTCTLSQIQNVGVVQEAIHLACENHGIQLQVVDLRPLADMFRNTFHFASDLHLGEMVIPHLAANFGPIYMCKLKRLT, encoded by the exons ATGGCACTGTGCTTGGATGCCAGACTTTTAATGCGAAAAATTAGAGATTTAAGATGTTTAACGTCCAGAAGGCATCGAGTCAAAGGAAAATGG gcTGCTACTCGCCCCAAGTACCCTCCTACCAGTTTAGCCCTGCGCCATTTTGATGTCACCTACAGCAGTCAGCTGGGGAAGCTCTGGCCATCGGTTCGTGTCGCCCTGCTCTCAGAGAGAAAATATGGAGCTTTGCTTAATAATTTCTGCAATGATGATTTTGTGGAATATCTTGCATCCCAAGGATGCCGAGACTTTGTCGCGGACAGAAACG AACATGTATGCATGGAACAAAACCCAGAAGTGGAATTCAGTGAGAAGTCTGATTCCACCTCTATGGAGAAACGTGACATTAGTGGCCAGCAACAATTATCACTCCCGCATTTCAGCCCCAACATCAAGTGTTTCGTCTTCCCAAGAGGAGATATCACGCGTTTCAAGCCAGCTCG ACCAGACAGGTCTGGGTTATTGGGCTACTACTTGATGGATGCTGCATCAGTGTTGCCTTGCTTTGCACTAGATGTTCACGAGGGACACAGCCTGCTGGACCTCTGTGCCGCCCCGGGAGGCAAGACTCTTGCTTTGCTTCAGACCCAGGCCATTG gttttttgtatttgaatgacGCCTCTGTGTCTCGGACATCACGACTGAAGAAAGTGCTCCACAGCTACGTGCCTAAAGAGCTTTTGACCAGTGAGAGGCTGCACATCACTTCCATTGATGGCACCAAATGGGAAGAAATAGAACCGAATACTTTTGACAGA gtCCTTGTTGATGTTCCCTGTACCACAGACCGACATTCACTCATGGAGGATGAcaacaatatatttaataagatcAGAACAGGCGAGAGGCGACGGTTGCCGCAGCTACAGCTGCAACTACTGCT GGCGGGAGTGGTGGCAGCCCGTCCGGGTGGTGAGATTGTTTACTCCACGTGCACACTTTCTCAAATCCAGAATGTTGGCGTTGTTCAAGAAGCCATCCACTTGGCATGTGAGAACCATGGCATCCAGCTGCAG GTTGTTGACCTGCGGCCACTCGCAGACATGTTCAGGAATACCTTTCACTTTGCTTCTGACCTCCATTTGGGTGAGATGGTCATCCCGCACTTAGCTGCAAACTTTGGGCCTATTTATATGTGCAAACTAAAGAGGCTCACCTAG